Proteins from one Leptospira bourretii genomic window:
- a CDS encoding metal-sulfur cluster assembly factor, with the protein MIRDPETEKEWEVFHSVRMVEDPEIGISLIELGLIYDIKVEGEKADITMTYTSLACPAGPQMKQDIENHALRVDGINEAVVHVVWNPKWEPRSMASEEAKMQMGIFD; encoded by the coding sequence ATGATTCGTGATCCAGAAACAGAAAAGGAATGGGAAGTATTCCATAGTGTTCGTATGGTGGAAGACCCGGAAATCGGCATCTCACTCATTGAACTAGGTTTGATTTATGATATCAAGGTAGAAGGTGAAAAAGCGGACATCACTATGACCTATACTTCGCTTGCTTGTCCCGCCGGCCCCCAGATGAAACAAGACATTGAAAACCATGCCCTTCGGGTAGATGGGATTAACGAAGCGGTGGTCCATGTCGTTTGGAATCCGAAGTGGGAACCTCGTTCTATGGCAAGCGAAGAAGCCAAAATGCAAATGGGGATCTTCGATTGA
- a CDS encoding iron-sulfur cluster assembly scaffold protein → MSQESKFEDFLRWKSFGLWEKPSVPYQTLKGLNPLCGDEIYIYYQEKEDHNFQILGLGGESCSICSAAAGLLFRKKEGLTPDQFQSYLLDRKNFLDGEDSCLIGDEEEISFWKVLRNHPGRYRCGLLPWQTLVKFREGNL, encoded by the coding sequence GTGTCGCAAGAAAGTAAATTTGAAGATTTCCTACGATGGAAATCCTTCGGGTTATGGGAGAAACCTTCGGTTCCTTACCAAACACTAAAAGGTCTCAATCCTCTTTGCGGCGATGAAATTTATATTTATTACCAAGAGAAAGAAGACCATAACTTCCAGATTTTGGGACTTGGTGGTGAGTCTTGTTCGATCTGCTCGGCTGCGGCAGGTCTTCTTTTTCGAAAGAAAGAAGGACTTACCCCAGACCAATTCCAGTCTTATCTACTAGATCGGAAAAATTTTTTGGATGGTGAGGATTCTTGTTTGATTGGAGACGAAGAAGAGATATCCTTTTGGAAGGTCCTTCGTAACCATCCCGGCCGTTATCGTTGCGGTCTCCTTCCTTGGCAGACCTTAGTAAAATTCAGAGAGGGTAATTTATGA
- a CDS encoding SufB/SufD family protein, with translation MNSSLIKNRLVLTKEQNPKFHSALFEIWNQLEIPKDSEEAWRKFPIGSVDWNELQFDPKEIISVSSEENSAEQALSEEVIDSIFTDILKYTPKDYFAFLSLVAASKYEVFLLEEGESDFEFEEEGDKPKHSVRIFYLTKGKTTKTQIQFKNQHDSDNLHLTSALDFYIADDSSYLEILDRELSDPDLYRFRNVCILGRNDSHVKYHYYPMGGFRSKLFLHAHLLGKGAEVTVDGVSALGGRNLKDLDMEMFHHADFTTSKISYKAIVTDKSHHIFTGNLIIPPNLKKVTAHQESFNLSLNKKARAEANPKLEVLAEDVSCTHGATVGDIDEEQYFYLLSRGLTPEESKSLLVTAFYGETIHSIGFSEDIKLSLESEIKEILVGGK, from the coding sequence ATGAATTCCTCACTCATCAAAAATCGATTGGTTCTCACAAAAGAACAAAATCCAAAATTTCATTCCGCCTTATTCGAAATTTGGAATCAGTTAGAAATTCCAAAAGATTCAGAAGAAGCATGGAGAAAATTCCCAATTGGTTCTGTAGATTGGAACGAATTACAATTTGATCCAAAGGAAATCATCAGTGTTTCGTCTGAAGAAAATTCAGCAGAACAGGCATTATCTGAGGAAGTCATTGATTCCATTTTTACAGATATTTTAAAATACACACCAAAGGATTATTTTGCTTTTCTTAGTTTGGTTGCTGCATCTAAATACGAAGTTTTTCTTCTGGAAGAGGGAGAGTCGGATTTTGAATTTGAAGAAGAAGGGGATAAACCAAAACATTCCGTACGGATTTTTTATCTCACAAAGGGAAAAACAACCAAAACACAAATCCAATTCAAAAACCAACATGATTCGGATAACCTACATCTGACTTCGGCTTTGGATTTTTATATTGCAGATGATTCTTCTTATTTAGAGATTTTGGATCGTGAATTGAGTGATCCGGATTTATACCGTTTCCGTAATGTTTGTATTCTTGGCCGAAATGATTCCCATGTAAAATATCACTATTATCCTATGGGCGGATTTCGTTCTAAATTGTTTTTGCATGCTCATTTACTTGGGAAAGGTGCGGAAGTGACTGTAGATGGGGTGTCTGCTCTTGGCGGTCGAAACCTTAAGGATTTAGATATGGAAATGTTCCATCATGCGGATTTTACCACTAGTAAAATTAGTTACAAAGCCATTGTGACTGATAAATCCCACCATATTTTTACGGGAAATTTGATCATTCCACCAAACTTAAAAAAGGTGACTGCTCACCAAGAATCGTTTAACCTATCGTTGAATAAAAAGGCAAGAGCAGAGGCCAATCCTAAATTGGAAGTTCTTGCAGAAGATGTATCTTGTACACATGGGGCAACGGTCGGAGACATCGATGAGGAACAGTATTTTTATCTTTTGTCACGCGGACTCACTCCAGAAGAATCAAAGTCTTTACTTGTCACTGCCTTTTATGGTGAAACCATTCATTCGATTGGATTTTCAGAAGATATAAAGTTATCATTAGAATCTGAAATCAAAGAGATTCTTGTAGGAGGCAAATGA
- a CDS encoding cysteine desulfurase, with translation MSLDPYQIRKDFPILSRILPNGKPLVYLDNGASSQKPQSVIDATNQYYTNDNANIHRGVYYLSQHATELFERTRIKTSHFFQAQCAKAIIFTRGTTDAINLVAQTWGRTNISEGDEIVLSVQEHHSNLVPWQMLALEKKAFLKFIPIQEDTTYDLSNLNEIITKRTKLVAISQMSNVTGTVHDLTRIINRVRQVGAKVLVDGAQAACHMPIHLVDMDVDFYAFSAHKMLGPTGVGVLFGKEEILEAMPPWLGGGDMIESVELETSTYAALPAKLEAGTPNIAGVIGFSHALDYLQKVGMKNIKEHERMLTEYALEKLNRIGGLHIYGTEDLDKRGGVVSFTMDGIHPHDVGSILDEEGVAIRVGHHCCQPLMKQLSIPGTCRASFYLYNTKEDIDALVHSIEKVKSIFGRVARK, from the coding sequence ATGAGTTTAGATCCTTACCAAATCAGAAAGGACTTTCCTATTTTATCTCGCATTTTGCCAAATGGCAAACCGCTTGTATATTTAGACAATGGTGCTTCTTCCCAAAAACCCCAGTCGGTGATTGATGCAACGAACCAATATTATACGAACGATAATGCCAATATCCATAGGGGAGTATATTATTTATCCCAACATGCAACCGAACTTTTTGAACGCACAAGGATTAAAACTTCTCATTTTTTTCAAGCACAGTGTGCAAAAGCAATCATCTTCACTCGTGGAACAACCGATGCCATCAATTTAGTGGCGCAGACCTGGGGTCGAACCAATATAAGTGAGGGGGATGAGATTGTATTATCCGTCCAGGAACACCATTCCAATCTAGTGCCTTGGCAAATGTTGGCTTTAGAGAAAAAGGCATTTTTAAAATTCATTCCTATCCAGGAAGATACCACTTACGATTTATCTAACTTGAATGAAATCATCACCAAACGGACAAAACTTGTCGCTATCAGTCAGATGTCCAATGTGACCGGAACGGTTCATGACCTAACAAGGATTATCAATCGTGTCCGCCAAGTGGGCGCAAAAGTTTTGGTTGATGGGGCGCAGGCAGCCTGCCATATGCCCATCCATTTGGTGGATATGGACGTGGACTTTTATGCATTTTCCGCCCATAAGATGCTTGGGCCAACAGGGGTGGGAGTTCTTTTCGGAAAAGAAGAAATTCTGGAAGCTATGCCACCTTGGCTTGGTGGTGGGGACATGATCGAATCTGTGGAACTGGAAACATCTACATATGCGGCCCTTCCGGCAAAACTAGAAGCAGGGACTCCCAACATCGCTGGTGTGATTGGATTTAGTCATGCACTTGATTACTTACAAAAAGTAGGGATGAAAAACATCAAAGAACACGAACGGATGTTAACCGAGTATGCATTAGAAAAACTCAATCGAATTGGTGGCCTTCATATTTATGGAACAGAAGATTTAGACAAAAGAGGAGGAGTTGTATCCTTTACGATGGACGGAATCCATCCCCATGATGTAGGATCCATTCTGGATGAAGAAGGGGTTGCGATTCGTGTGGGCCACCACTGTTGCCAACCTCTGATGAAACAATTATCCATTCCTGGGACTTGTCGTGCTTCTTTTTATTTATACAATACAAAAGAAGACATCGATGCCCTCGTACATTCGATTGAAAAAGTAAAATCAATCTTTGGTCGTGTCGCAAGAAAGTAA
- a CDS encoding Rieske (2Fe-2S) protein, translated as MAFKKLISVSEVGEGSLVVVKTRHFNVVVTKVEGEFFAFEDSCTHDGEEISCGKLEGCVITCPRHFAKFDVRTGKVLALPATEPLVIFPVRVNGDDLEVDLEAV; from the coding sequence ATGGCCTTTAAAAAATTAATCTCTGTTTCCGAAGTTGGTGAAGGCAGTTTGGTGGTAGTCAAAACCCGTCATTTTAATGTTGTTGTGACAAAAGTCGAAGGGGAATTCTTTGCGTTTGAAGATTCTTGTACGCATGATGGAGAAGAAATCTCTTGCGGAAAATTAGAAGGATGCGTCATCACTTGTCCAAGGCATTTTGCAAAGTTTGATGTCCGCACGGGAAAGGTATTGGCTCTTCCGGCAACAGAACCCCTTGTGATTTTTCCGGTACGAGTGAACGGAGATGATTTGGAAGTAGACTTGGAGGCGGTATGA
- the sufC gene encoding Fe-S cluster assembly ATPase SufC: MSAILEIKSLHASVGDKTILRGVNLTIGPGEVHAIMGPNGSGKSTLSNVILGHPKYTITSGDILFKGESILNKTTDERARLGLFLSFQYPTSLPGVTIGNFLKSILKAHRGKEVPVKEFKQELKQSMDLLEVPQSFIGRYVNDGFSGGEKKRAEILQMSLLKPVLSILDETDSGLDIDALRIVSEGINSNRNPERSILLITHYQRMLNYIVPDFVHVFADGRILETGGKDLSLKLEEVGYDWILEREGVK; this comes from the coding sequence TTGTCCGCTATTCTCGAAATTAAATCTCTGCACGCTAGTGTAGGGGACAAAACGATCCTCCGGGGAGTCAATCTCACCATCGGGCCCGGAGAGGTTCATGCCATTATGGGACCCAATGGGTCAGGAAAGAGTACACTTTCCAATGTCATCCTTGGCCACCCAAAATATACGATCACATCGGGGGACATTCTCTTTAAGGGAGAGTCCATTTTAAACAAAACAACCGATGAAAGGGCAAGGCTTGGGCTCTTTTTGTCCTTCCAATACCCAACTTCCCTTCCCGGTGTTACCATTGGAAATTTTCTAAAATCAATTCTCAAAGCACATAGGGGAAAGGAAGTTCCCGTCAAAGAATTCAAACAAGAATTAAAACAATCCATGGATCTTTTGGAAGTGCCTCAGTCATTTATCGGTCGTTATGTGAACGATGGTTTTTCCGGTGGGGAAAAAAAACGAGCTGAAATTTTACAGATGAGTTTGTTAAAACCAGTTTTATCCATTTTGGATGAAACCGATTCTGGTTTGGATATTGATGCACTTCGCATTGTTTCGGAAGGAATCAATTCGAATCGAAATCCAGAACGTTCTATTCTACTCATCACCCATTACCAAAGGATGCTTAATTATATTGTTCCTGATTTTGTACACGTGTTTGCTGATGGACGAATTTTAGAAACTGGTGGCAAGGACCTTTCCTTAAAACTAGAGGAAGTTGGCTATGATTGGATTTTGGAGAGAGAAGGGGTCAAATGA